GCTTCAACGCGTCGGATGACGCCGCAGCGTCATCGGCGCCATGTAACTGATACGCGGAAATACTAGCGAGGGCGCATGAGCAGGATTCATCCTACTGCGATCATCGAGTCGGGCGCGCAGCTCGACGAATCGGTCGAAATCGGACCGTACGCCGTTGTCGGCGCGCACGTCACGATCGGCGCACGCACGACCGTCGGTTCGCACAGCGTGATTGAAGGCTACACGACGATCGGTGAAGACAACCGGATCGGTCATTACGCATCGGTCGGTGGACGTCCGCAGGACATGAAGTACAGGGACGAGCCGACGCAGCTGGTGATCGGTAACCGGAACACGATCCGCGAGTTCACCACGATCCACACGGGCACGGTGCAGGACAAGGGCGTCACGACGCTGGGCGACGACAACTGGATCATGGCCTATGTGCATATCGGCCACGACTGCCAGATCGGCAGCAACGTGATCCTGTCGAGCAACGCACAGATGGCGGGTCACGTGATCATCGGCGATCACGCGATCGTCGGCGGCATGTCGGGCGTGCATCAGTTCGTGCGGATCGGCGCGCATTCCATGCTCGGTGGCGCGTCGGCGCTCGTGCAGGACATTCCGCCGTTCGTCATCGCGGCGGGCAACAAGGCGGAGCCGCACGGCATCAACGTCGAAGGGCTGCGTCGTCGTGGCTTCTCGCCGGATGCGATTTCGGCGCTGCGCTCGGCCTACCGTCTGCTGTACAAGAACGGCCTGTCGCTCGAAGAGGCGAAGGTGCAATTGCGCGAACTCGCGACGGCGGGCGGTGACGGCGACGAGCCGGTGCGCGCGCTCGTCGAGTTCGTCGAGCAGTCGCAGCGCGGCATCATCCGCTAACCGATGCCGTTGCCTACCAGTCCGCTACGGCTCGCAATGGTGGCCGGCGAGCCGTCGGGCGATCTGCTGGCGGCTTCTTTGCTGGACGGGCTTGCCGCCCGTCTGCCTGACACCACGCAGTACTTC
The DNA window shown above is from Paraburkholderia sp. PGU19 and carries:
- the lpxA gene encoding acyl-ACP--UDP-N-acetylglucosamine O-acyltransferase; this encodes MSRIHPTAIIESGAQLDESVEIGPYAVVGAHVTIGARTTVGSHSVIEGYTTIGEDNRIGHYASVGGRPQDMKYRDEPTQLVIGNRNTIREFTTIHTGTVQDKGVTTLGDDNWIMAYVHIGHDCQIGSNVILSSNAQMAGHVIIGDHAIVGGMSGVHQFVRIGAHSMLGGASALVQDIPPFVIAAGNKAEPHGINVEGLRRRGFSPDAISALRSAYRLLYKNGLSLEEAKVQLRELATAGGDGDEPVRALVEFVEQSQRGIIR